catgatggaagttctgaagaGGATTTTAATCACGGCTATGAATATGAACCCTACGTTCCGCCAATGACAGATCGTCCTACGCCGGACGTTGGGGGATAGCCGCCTGTGCTCATCAGCAACGCCGACTTGTTGGAAGAACTATATCGCATGGGCGATGCTTTGAATGGTTTCGATTCAAGGTTGAGCACCGTGCAGCGACGCAAGGCCAGGAGGGGTCTTCACCGCAGCCGTGCAACTCATGCACCTGGAAAAGCACCCATGACTAATAGGGATGCCTCAGCTTGCAACGGCCGTACCGGAGGAGGGCGTGTGCCGATAACCCCACGGCGCCTGGACTATTCCAATGACACGTCCCCAATCATCGAGCTAGTGGAAGAAGATGCTGACGGTCGTGAAATTTTGCGGGCGGATAACCAGGGAGCCACCCATCCGCACCGGTCTGGACGTAGTCTGGAGGAACGCCGACAGGCGTAGTCGATGCCGGAGAATAAACAATGGGGCTTCGCAGCCTTGAAAGATCGCTTGGGGATCCGCTTGGGCGATGATGATTTAAGAATATTGTTACTTGAATGGCAGAAAGAAGCTGATCGTGGAGATGTGACGCCCCATGATACAACGTGTGTCCCCCTGAATTCCCAGAAATATCGGGTCGGGCGCGGCAACGCgatccaacgcgtgtgcccctgaattcccaggaaaatctggagcggcaccgcgatcatgAGTGAGCTCCTCCCCGCAAATCGCTGGATCGATATGGTCGTGGGTATGGAAACGATCGTTGGAAAAGGCCTCAATGGAGGGGAAGAGGTGGAGGCCGAGGTAGATACTTAGAGAGATACCGTCGTGACAATTACCGCGGTCACCTTGATTCCCGCTGGAATAACTGAGCAGACAGCTATGACTATGCGGAACATGATGATCACAGAGATGTGGAAAACTATGATCGCGGTACGGCTCGAGGCCGTGGCCAGGGTCAAGAAGAAAATCAAGGAAGAAATCAAGGTCGGAATCCCGAAGTAATTGTGATACCCGAAGACTCCCAGAACACGAACCAACAGCAAGCCCCTCCAGGGGGGAATCAAGTGGAGGTACCTCCATTACAACCCCAAGGTCCGCAGCCTCAAATGCAGACCATTCCAGGTGTGGGAACTTTCAATGTGGGAGATCTAAAAAGGTTACTTAACCACCTGGAAGGCAGAGTGACGGCCACAGCTGAAATCCCTTCCTCATTCTCGGTTGTCGGCCGGGTATCGCAACACTACTAACGATCTCCGTTTCCACAAAAACTCAGATCCGGTAGAATTCCTGGGTCATTTTAATATAGAGATGGATGTGTACCAAGTCCCAGACTTGGCTCAATGCCGTCTCTTGGCGGCAACTTTTAGAGAAAGTGCCCAGCAGTGGTTTCAAAAGCTCGGGCCAGGAGTGATCACTTCCTGGGATCAGATGAAAACTCTGTTCTTAACCAAGTTCCAAGCTGCGGTAAGATACGCACCCTCTATCACAACTCTTGTCAATGTTAGGCAAGGGGAAAATGAAAGCTTGACATCATACTTCAAAAGCTTCAACGCTGAATCTACCAGCGTGAGGGGAGCATCAGACGAAGCCCTGAAAAATTTCTTGATCGCAGGATTTAGGGTTGGCTCAGATTTTTGGAAGCACATACAAGGGAAAGACCCGGCTACTCTAGCAGATGTTTTTGCTTAGGCAGAATTATTCAAAGCTATAGAACAATCTCTGGCAGAGGTGCAATCGACTTCACAGGAGAGTCAGAGAAACAAAGCGAGGAAGAGAGATAGGTCTCCAAGCCCAAGGTACAGAAGGAGTAGTCCAAGCCCAGACCGAGTGAATACCGCAAGCACGAGGAGGGGATGGAGTCCTCCCTCAAACTATGACTACAGAACAAGCCGGTACACGCCTTTGGTTGCATCTATCGAGCATATCTTCGAAGTAAACAAAAATAGAGGGCTATTTAGAAAACCTGAAGCTTTATCATCATGGAAAAGCAAAGACAAGAAAAAGTATTGCGAATACCATGAGTCATCTGGACATAACACGCATGAGTGTCGATATTTAAAAGATGAAATCGAAGCGCTGATCAAGGAATGATACCTCGGTGAATGGGTAGTCAAGGAAGTAAGGAAGCACAAGGATGAcagagcaaagaaagaagaaaggtgaGCCCCGTGCGAGTCAAACAATGATACTCTGTAGGAAAATAAATTCGTCAGGGATGGCAGCATCCGAACAATCTACGGGGGAGATCTCGGGATGGAATGTAGTAACGGAGCCTTGGAAAGATACGCTAGGGAAGCTCGATTCAGGCCTCTCACAGACATTCATAGGGTGGAAACTCGACCGCCTAAAGTATTTAAGGGCGAGTCTATGGATATTACCTTCAGAGAAGTAGATGCCCGATGGGTACATCATCCCCACAAAGATGCACTGGTTATTTCCATCCAGATTGGAACCAAAAATGTCCATAGGGCCTTCGTGGATAATGGAAGCTCGACAAATATCCTTTACTAATGGAAGCTCGACCGCCTAAAGTGTTTAAGGGCGAGTCTATGGATATTACCTTCAAAGAAGCAGATGCCCGATGGGTACATCATCCCCACAAAGATGCACTGGTTATTTCCATCCAGATTGGAACCAAAAATGTCCATAGGGCCTTCGTGGATAATGGAAGCTCGACAAATATCCTTTATTACAGCACCTTTAATAAGATGGGGCTACCTGATCGGGATATGTCGGGGGAAGATTCGTGGGTCTATGGCTTTTTTGGCGCAGGAGTTAGTGTCATGGGATCGATTCGGCTGCCATGTACTTTGGGGGAAAGCCCGTTGTCGGTAACAAAGATGCTCGAGTTTAAGGTCCTGAATCAGGAATCGTCCCACAACGTGTTGCTGGGACGACCTTTTCTGCGAGAGATGAGGGTTATTACTTCAATCCATCACCTAACCATCAAATTTCCAACGCCAAATGGGGTGGGGAGTATAAAGGGTTCTCAATATGACTCTCGGGAGTGCTACAGGAAAGCTATGAGAGGCTTTAGAAAGGATTCCCATACCGAAGATACATCGGACGATGATCAAGAAAAGAGCATTGAGCAACCGATCGAGGAAATCCGAGTCCATTATTATGTCGAGCAAGAGGATGAACGTCCTTCCAGGCTGCCCCCAATAATGTTGTTCTTGGAAGACGCAATCAGAATTGAGATGCTGGAAGAAGAAGAGGCATCGAACACCATAGTCCAAGCAGATTTCAATGGGGAACGGTTAGAAGGAAGATTCGACGTCCTGCAAAGCCTCGAACAGGATGAGCGTGAGGTAGATGGCCTTCTTCCCGAAGATGCGCCCTTACCCGCAAAATATACCAAGGAAGTTGATGCCCCTGCTATGCAGGGCGCACCTTCTAAAGAAGCCGACGCTCCTCCTAAAGGGGATGCGCCTTCTCTACAAGACAATGAAATCCATGATTCGCCAGACCTAGATCCCCGGGTACCGATGCCAACGGAGAAGAAGGGGCCAGCAGAAGACACAATTGAAATCCCTATCGATGAAAAAGATCCAAGTAAAGTTTTGAGAATAGGATCTCAGTTGGCTCCAAGGTTGAAGAAGGGTCTTTCAATATTTCTCTTGGAGAAccttgatgtatttgcatggagcCATTTTGATATGGTAGGAATTGATCCAGAGGTAATGTGCCACCGATTGAATATCGACCCCAAGCACAAAGGGGTTCAACAAAAATGAAGGGCCGTAAGTGGAGAAAGAGCTATAGCACTAGCAGAGAAAATAGAGAGACTCCTGGATGTTGGACTAATTCGAGAATCCTTCTACCCAGAGTGGCTAGCAAACCCAGTGTTGGTGAAAAAGCCCAACGGTAAATAGAGAACATGCgtggatttcaccgatctgaACAAGGTGTGCCTGAAAGACAGTTTTCCCCTACCAAAAATCGATCAGTTGGTCGACGCCACGGCAGGACATAATCAAATTCTTATGTATGAGCGCGACCAGGAGCACGCCTCTTTTATTACTGATAGAGGACTCTATTGCTATATTGGAATGCCATTTGGTCTGATCAACGCCGGTGCCACTTATCAAAGATTGGTAAACAAAATGTTCAAGAAGCAGATTGGGAAGTCGATGGaagtatatgtggatgatatgctcGTAAAGTCTAAAAGGGCGGAAGACGACATCGCTGACTTAGCTGAAATGTTCCATATTCTGAGAAAAAATAAGATGAAGCTAAACCCGCAGAAGTGTGTGTTCGGTGTGGAATCAGGGAAATTCTTGGGATTCATGGTCAACCACCGGGGGATTGAGGCTAATCCTGCAAAAATCAAAGCTCTGCTAGACATGAAATCTCCCACCAGCGTCAAACAAGTACAGAGCTTGACAGGAAGGATTGCGGCCCTAAATCGATTTGTCTCAAAATAATTAGATAGGTGCAAAGAATTCTTTAAGGCAATCAAAGAAAGGGGGAAGGATTTTCTGTGGACCCCTGAGTATGAAGAGGCTTTCCTGAAAATCAAAGAGTAGTTGGGAAATCCTCCGATGTTGGCCAAGCCAGAAGACGGAGAAACATTGATTCTTTACTTGGAGGTATCTGAATACTCCGTCAGCGCGGTGTTGGTAAAGGAAGATGCAAGTCATCAGTGGCTCGTATACTATGTGAGAAAAAGGTTGTTGGATGCGGAAACCTGGTATACCAATATGGAAAAACTGGTGCACGCTCTTACTCTTGCGGCACGAAAGTTAAGACCATACTTTCAGGCTCACCGGATAGAAGTTCGCACCGATTATCCGGTTCGGCATATTCTACATAAACCCGAATCGTCAGGGAGATTGTTAAAATGGGTAGTAGAGCTAGGACAATTCGATTTGGAGTATTCTCCTCGCACAGCAATTAAGGGACAAGCGCTGGCTGATTTCATACTTGATTTCGATGCAGAAGTCGATGATAAGGCCATAGTGTTGGCGGAACCTACCTCGCAAGTAAGTTCTCATGATGAAAAGAGGCAGGAACTACCACACCCTTGGTGGATATTACATGTCGATGGGGCCGAGAACAACAATGGATCAGGTGCCGGGATTGTCTTGGTCACTCCGGAAGGGCACCGTTTGATGAGTGCCAtccatttcaagttttatgctACTAACAATGACGCTGAGTATGAAGCTTTGATCAACGGTCTAAAATTTGCTCTAGAGGTGGGAGCCATGAATCTGATAGTCCAGAGCCATTCCGAATTAGTTGTGAACCAGGTCAACGGAGGTTTCCAGGCTCGGGGACCACGGACGGAGTTATATATGAGATGTGCATAACGCCTATTGAAAAAAATTTAAGTGCCAGGCTAGAAACTGTTCCGCGAGAAGAAAATAGTAATGCGGATGCTTTGGCCAAGATGGGGTCACAGATGGACAATGTCCATCTTGGCAAAATCCCTTTGGGAATCCGAGAAATCCCAAGTATTCCGGAGGTAGAGGTGTTTCAAACGCAAGAAGTCCCGCGAGAAAGTTGGATGATCCCCATTCATAACTATATTTAGACAGAAGCTGTACCAGAAGACAAACTACAGGCTCGACGCCTTCGGTACCAGGCTGCAAAGTATGTTGAATATGACGGGATATTATACAAGAGAGGATTTAACCAGCCACTGTTACATTGTGTGGAGATGGAAGAAGGAAGTTATATTCTCAGAGAGGTGCACGAAgggatttgtggcaatcactcgggggtgGTTCCTTGGCATTAAAAGTACTCAGAAAAGGatactactggccaactatgaGAGAAGATGCCTTCAATTTTGTCCGGGATTGTGATCGTTGCCAGCGATTCGCCAACTATTCCAACACTCCGGCATCAACCATTACCTCATTGGAAAGTCCTTGGccttttgccatgtggggaattgatctcaTTGGAGAGTTGCCCAAAGCAAATGGGGGGTGTGAAATATGCCGTGGTAGCTGTGGACTACTTTACCAAATGGGCAGAAGCTATGCCACTAGCCATGATAACGGCAAAGAAGATAAGGGATTTTGTTTTCAATTCCATAGTATGCAGGTTCGGTATCCCCTACAAACTCATCTCGGACAATAGGAAGCAGATTGACAGTAAAAAGTTAAGGAAGCTTTGTGAGGACTTGAAAATCAAAAAGGACTTTACCGCAGTTTATCATCTGCGGAGTAATGGTCAGACGGAGGctataaacaaaatcataaaacataccttgaaggcaaagttagaagaaaaaaaaaggagATTGGCCAGAAGAGATGCCCATGGTCCTTTGGTCTTACAATACGACCCCTAGATCGACCACAGGAGAAACCCCCTTTCTGCTGACTTATGGGTATGAGGCCATGGTTCCCATGGAGGtaggagccggatccctccggagAGACGTGTTTGTTGAGGAAGATGCAGAAGTTAACCAGAGGCTTCACATGGATTTGTCAGACGAAGCCCGAACGAACTCTCAATTGAAGCTTGCTGTATATCAGCAGAGAATCGCAAGGTATTTTAATAAAAAGGTAAAATTCGTGTAGTTCAAGGTTGGAGATCTTGTGTTGCGAAAGGTCATGCCTAACACTAAGATAGCTCAGCACGGGgtgcttggagctaattgggaaggaccatacaaggtcaaagCTATACTTTGGAAGGGAACCTATCGCTTAGAAGATCTGGATGGTAAACTTATTCCTCGAGCGTGGAATGCAGAACATTTACGgaagtattatcagtagggtgtGGCTGTGTCCcccttatttttttatttaattcctatgtaatagactagtagcaaataaattcctcCATAGAGCATAATAGCCAAGGGACTGGTGTAATTTATACGCTAGAGCGCATTATCAATAAAAGGGAAAAGTTACTTTAAATTGCTTTATCTGCTTGATATAaaaattttcatttaaaaaaCACAAAAGGCGCGCCCTATGTTGAGGCGTGCCCTATGTTGAGGCGCGCCCTATCGAATAACTGTTGCTTTATAACATAGTATGCATACGGCTAGCCAAATGAGAAAAGGAAAAAGTCCTGCATTTTAAGGCGCGCCCTTGGACTGACACTTAAGTAAAATATCGCAAAGGTATTACTGATAAGAAACATAATGTGTTATTTGCAAAAGAAATAAGGCGCGCCCTCGTTGCTAAAATGTTACGAGAAAGGGGACAATTTTGAGATCACTTAAAAAGAAAAACACC
This genomic interval from Apium graveolens cultivar Ventura chromosome 8, ASM990537v1, whole genome shotgun sequence contains the following:
- the LOC141679620 gene encoding uncharacterized protein LOC141679620, whose translation is MDVYQVPDLAQCRLLAATFRESAQQWFQKLGPGVITSWDQMKTLFLTKFQAAVRYAPSITTLVNVRQGENESLTSYFKSFNAESTSVRGASDEALKNFLIAGFRVGSDFWKHIQGKDPATLADVFA
- the LOC141679622 gene encoding uncharacterized protein LOC141679622; the encoded protein is MLAKPEDGETLILYLEVSEYSVSAVLVKEDASHQWLVYYVRKRLLDAETWYTNMEKLVHALTLAARKLRPYFQAHRIEVRTDYPVRHILHKPESSGRLLKWVVELGQFDLEYSPRTAIKGQALADFILDFDAEVDDKAIVLAEPTSQVSSHDEKRQELPHPWWILHVDGAENNNGSGAGIVLVTPEGHRLMSAIHFKFYATNNDAEYEALINGLKFALEVGAMNLIVQSHSELVVNQVNGGFQARGPRTELETVPREENSNADALAKMGSQMDNVHLGKIPLGIREIPSIPETEAVPEDKLQARRLRYQAAKYVEYDGILYKRGFNQPLLHCVEMEEGSYILREVHEGICGNHSGVVPWH
- the LOC141679621 gene encoding uncharacterized protein LOC141679621 — protein: MEARPPKVFKGESMDITFKEADARWVHHPHKDALVISIQIGTKNVHRAFVDNGSSTNILYYSTFNKMGLPDRDMSGEDSWVYGFFGAGVSVMGSIRLPCTLGESPLSVTKMLEFKVLNQESSHNVLLGRPFLREMRVITSIHHLTIKFPTPNGVGSIKGSQYDSRECYRKAMRGFRKDSHTEDTSDDDQEKSIEQPIEEIRVHYYVEQEDERPSRLPPIMLFLEDAIRIEMLEEEEASNTIVQADFNGERLEGRFDVLQSLEQDEREVDGLLPEDAPLPAKYTKEVDAPAMQGAPSKEADAPPKGDAPSLQDNEIHDSPDLDPRVPMPTEKKGPAEDTIEIPIDEKDPSKVLRIGSQLAPRLKKGLSIFLLENLDVFAWSHFDMVGIDPEVCLKDSFPLPKIDQLVDATAGHNQILMYERDQEHASFITDRGLYCYIGMPFGLINAGATYQRLVNKMFKKQIGKSMEVYVDDMLVKSKRAEDDIADLAEMFHILRKNKMKLNPQKCVFGVESGKFLGFMVNHRGIEANPAKIKALLDMKSPTSVKQVQSLTGRIAALNRFVSK